The Halictus rubicundus isolate RS-2024b chromosome 3, iyHalRubi1_principal, whole genome shotgun sequence genome includes a region encoding these proteins:
- the Gstcd gene encoding glutathione S-transferase, C-terminal domain containing, whose product MKMNKVYLEVYSVTEFCMAPIETIVTLFTIKYCGSKIRIKLVPSKQKPLERAYKMDISFFEYEVVDANKVPSFATTCELPIIALNRTSYIAGLCAILRQIVKEVASKCPEHRYRHLLGFKESCLTACSEASVWTKFCEVDLILTLKFLHAEDATCDELPSSMARFECHMLQPVRLRNLNKYTVPKKLFKHGHLLEHTYAEGSYITLADIIIFVCMRILLTVFSGESTLRLLPLTVKWYGKMMEDQDIVDCLECLPMANEQTVNEINYILPEVPNQSLYKSDPKRYKPKSRIFTRQEDVEQALEVFKSLNIDTMLDSEPFAVELNLNWSLVPFHATPEGGSLPPTRLKRKQAQLQNMCKPVIKLAKEGDVIVDFCSGSGHLGILLAYLLPDCTIILLDNKEESLNRAKERVKKLSLTNVRFYQCNLDYFKGKFDIGLSLHACGVATDLVIQQCIKRRASFVCCPCCYGSLHDCHHLTYPRSDVFKKDMRRENYMVLSHAADQTHDDKNVKTKQGYECMAIVDTDRKIQAEQFGYKVYFSKFVPETCTPKNHILVGIPRKDTRRQSV is encoded by the coding sequence ATGAAAATGAACAAAGTCTACTTGGAGGTATACTCTGTAACAGAATTTTGCATGGCACCTATAGAAACCATAGTGACACTGTTCACTATAAAGTACTGCGGCTCCAAGATCAGAATTAAGCTTGTCCCTAGCAAACAAAAGCCTCTGGAGCGAGCCTACAAGATGGATATCTCCTTTTTCGAATACGAAGTCGTGGATGCGAACAAAGTCCCCAGTTTCGCGACTACTTGCGAGCTGCCGATCATCGCTCTGAACAGGACCAGTTACATTGCTGGTCTCTGCGCGATATTGCGGCAGATAGTTAAAGAAGTGGCCTCAAAATGTCCTGAGCACCGTTATCGGCATTTGTTGGGGTTCAAAGAATCTTGCCTGACCGCCTGTTCCGAAGCCAGCGTCTGGACAAAGTTCTGCGAGGTGGATCTGATCCTTACCTTGAAATTCCTGCATGCTGAAGATGCTACATGCGACGAGCTGCCTTCCAGCATGGCCAGGTTCGAGTGTCACATGCTGCAGCCAGTCAGACTGCGCAACCTGAACAAGTACACTGTGCCGAAGAAGTTGTTCAAACACGGTCACCTGCTGGAGCACACTTATGCCGAGGGCTCCTACATCACCCTAGCTGACATAATCATCTTCGTCTGCATGCGCATCCTGCTGACTGTATTCTCAGGCGAGTCGACGCTAAGGTTGCTCCCACTGACTGTTAAATGGTACGGGAAGATGATGGAGGACCAGGACATAGTGGACTGTCTGGAATGTCTGCCGATGGCGAATGAGCAGACTGTAAACGAGATAAACTACATTCTTCCTGAAGTGCCGAACCAAAGTTTGTACAAGAGCGACCCGAAGAGGTACAAGCCGAAAAGCAGGATCTTCACTAGGCAGGAGGACGTAGAGCAGGCGTTGGAGGTATTCAAGAGCTTGAACATAGACACCATGCTGGACTCCGAGCCCTTCGCCGTAGAATTGAACCTGAACTGGTCCTTGGTACCGTTCCACGCCACTCCGGAAGGCGGGTCCTTGCCCCCTACGCGGCTCAAGAGGAAGCAGGCGCAGTTGCAGAACATGTGCAAGCCTGTTATCAAATTGGCGAAGGAGGGGGACGTGATCGTGGATTTCTGCTCAGGTAGCGGTCACCTGGGAATCTTATTAGCGTATCTGCTGCCTGATTGCACCATTATACTGTTGGATAATAAAGAGGAGTCGCTGAACAGAGCAAAAGAGAGGGTCAAGAAACTCAGCTTAACGAACGTTCGGTTCTATCAGTGCAATTTAGACTATTTTAAGGGAAAGTTTGACATAGGACTGTCGCTGCATGCTTGCGGCGTTGCGACCGATTTGGTTATACAACAATGCATCAAGAGAAGGGCCAGCTTCGTGTGCTGTCCCTGCTGTTACGGGTCCCTGCACGACTGCCATCATCTAACCTACCCGAGGAGCGACGTTTTCAAGAAGGACATGCGCCGGGAAAATTACATGGTGCTCAGTCACGCGGCGGACCAAACGCACGACGACAAGAACGTGAAGACGAAGCAGGGCTACGAGTGCATGGCCATCGTCGACACCGATAGGAAGATCCAAGCGGAACAGTTCGGGTACAAAGTGTACTTCTCGAAATTCGTACCGGAGACATGCACGCCCAAGAACCACATACTGGTGGGAATACCCAGGAAAGACACGCGGAGgcagagcgtgtaa
- the Jtbr gene encoding jumping translocation breakpoint protein JTBR isoform X1, with amino-acid sequence MIELCTKKRMLIAITLLGGLVSLTVLVLIVESHWTDNQNKLYLENYENNTACLSGDAYEIISECHPCSAFELASKSIDVCVHARYKEVIKCKSGETITRSCDRVAWLEEKAFWKFEAVMFVLAFSSCMSIYWRENVLRQRIIRKVARQLRASV; translated from the exons ATGATTGAGTTGTGCACAAAGAAACGAATGCTAATTGCCATCACGCTATTGGGAGGGTTAGTTTC GCTAACGGTGTTAGTCTTAATTGTCGAGAGTCATTGGACAGACAATCAAAACAAGCTCTACCTAGAAAATTATGAGAATAATACAGCATGCCTGTCTGGCGACGCGTACGAAATAATTTCGGAATGTCATCCTTGTTCTGCTTTTGAATTAGCAAGTAAAAGCATCGACGTGTGTGTTCACGCGAGATACAAGGAAGTTATAAAATGTAAAAGCGGAGAGACGATAACGAGAAG TTGCGACCGTGTAGCCTGGCTGGAAGAGAAAGCATTCTGGAAGTTCGAAGCGGTGATGTTCGTCCTAGCCTTCAGTTCCTGTATGAGCATTTATTGGAGAGAAAATGTCTTGCGCCAGAGAATTATAAGAAAAGTGGCCAGGCAATTGAGAGCTAGCGTGTAG
- the Jtbr gene encoding jumping translocation breakpoint protein JTBR isoform X2 — MIELCTKKRMLIAITLLGGLTVLVLIVESHWTDNQNKLYLENYENNTACLSGDAYEIISECHPCSAFELASKSIDVCVHARYKEVIKCKSGETITRSCDRVAWLEEKAFWKFEAVMFVLAFSSCMSIYWRENVLRQRIIRKVARQLRASV, encoded by the exons ATGATTGAGTTGTGCACAAAGAAACGAATGCTAATTGCCATCACGCTATTGGGAGG GCTAACGGTGTTAGTCTTAATTGTCGAGAGTCATTGGACAGACAATCAAAACAAGCTCTACCTAGAAAATTATGAGAATAATACAGCATGCCTGTCTGGCGACGCGTACGAAATAATTTCGGAATGTCATCCTTGTTCTGCTTTTGAATTAGCAAGTAAAAGCATCGACGTGTGTGTTCACGCGAGATACAAGGAAGTTATAAAATGTAAAAGCGGAGAGACGATAACGAGAAG TTGCGACCGTGTAGCCTGGCTGGAAGAGAAAGCATTCTGGAAGTTCGAAGCGGTGATGTTCGTCCTAGCCTTCAGTTCCTGTATGAGCATTTATTGGAGAGAAAATGTCTTGCGCCAGAGAATTATAAGAAAAGTGGCCAGGCAATTGAGAGCTAGCGTGTAG
- the LOC143352274 gene encoding uncharacterized protein LOC143352274, whose translation MLNRLFYIMNRLREENSDDENAHSFPKKLRALDNKIKFEVTKLERKSDVNGNVANREEDTSIAEGGAKDTNISNSTKDVKDTNISSSKEVARCRHVTEKILCTARSKNQNKEICILNNIRETETEKSTNNEYKLESYAFFLIHTKGHKGSNYEE comes from the coding sequence ATGTTGAAtagactattttatattatgaaTAGACTACGCGAAGAAAACTCAGACGACGAAAATGCACATTCATTTCCGAAAAAGTTACGCGCTTTGgataataaaatcaaatttgaagTAACAAAATTAGAACGCAAGTCAGACGTAAATGGCAATGTGGCGAATAGAGAAGAAGATACAAGCATCGCCGAAGGAGGTGCAAAAGACACCAATATCTCTAATAGTACAAAAGATGTGAAAGATACAAATATTTCTAGCAGCAAAGAAGTTGCAAGATGTAGACACGTGACAGAAAAAATACTTTGTACTGCAAGATCTAAAAATCAAAACAAAGAAATTTGTATTCTTAATAACATTAGAGAAACTGAGACTGAGAAATCAACCAACAATGAATACAAGTTAGAGAGTTATGCATTTTTCCTTATTCATACAAAAGGACACAAAGGAAGCAATTACGAAGAATAA